The genomic region CTCGCTGCCTATCGCGAGGTCTGCGATCAGCTCCTGATGCGCATCCGGCGGCGCTTCGCCAAGGCCGGCGCGGCGAGCGGGTAGCATCGGCCGAGCGTAACACCGGCGTCACAGACCGAGGGCACACGCTTATCGGAAACCTCGAATCACCAAACTCCGGTTCCCGGGTTGTGAAATCAGCCCCCTTCCGATAGGTTCCGCGCGCAATTCACCCCTGCCTCATCCCCCAAATCACCCTGATGCTCGGCCGCCCCAAATTCGTACTTGCCTCCGGTTCGCCGCGTCGGCTGTCGCTGCTCAACCAGGCCGGCATCGAGCCGGATGCGCTCCGCCCGGCCGACGTCGACGAGACGCCGAAGCGGGGCGAACTCCCGCGCGCCTGCGCCAACCGGCTGGCCAGGGCCAAGGCCGATGCGGCGCTGAAATCGGTGCAGCTCGACGACGAGCTGAGGGGCGCCTTCATCCTGTCCGCCGACACGGTGGTGGCGGTCGGCCGCCGCATCCTGCCCAAGGCCAATCTCGTGGACGAGGCCGCGCAGTGCCTGCGGCTGCTGTCGGGCCGCAACCACCGGGTCTACACCGCGATCTGTCTCGTCACGCCGCGCGAAGCCTTTCGCCAGCGCCTGGTCGAGACCCGCGTGCGCTTCAAGCGTCTCTCCGAGGACGACATCCAGGCCTATATCGGCTCCGGCGAATGGCGCGGCAAAGCCGGCGGCTATGCCGTGCAGGGCATCGCCGGATCCTTCGTGGTCAAGATGGTGGGGTCCTACACCAACGTCGTCGGCCTGCCGCTCTACGAGACCACGACACTGCTGGGCGGCGAGGGTTTCCCGATCCGTTTCGGCTGGCTCAACTCCACCGCGGTGTGAGCCCCAGCGCTGCGCCGACAAAACCTCGAAAACAACCCCATGCACAGTAGAATGGCCCGGCCGGGTCCGCGCAGCGGCGCATGTACGGCTGCGCCAGGAACCCGTTTCCCGACAAGCTCTTGAACTCCGTCACCCCGTGTAAGCTGCCGACATCCATGGACGACCAGGTCACCAAGCCCACCGGCCCGCTCAGAACCTGCCCGATCTGCGGCAAGCCGCAGACGCAGGCCACCCGTCCGTTCTGCTCCTCGCGCTGCCGCGACGTCGATCTGAACCGCTGGCTGAAGGGCTCCTACGTCATCCCCGGCCGCCACGACGAGACGGACGACGTCGAATAATCAAGCTGTATCAATGCCTTAATGGCCTCGCCGAGGCGTCCCGCGCCAGCCGCAGCAACCCCGCCCCATCTTGTGCACAGAAGGGCCGCGCCCGACGCAGCCACTTGGCGAAGCCGGGTGGACATGCCGCTCTCGGCCCACTATAAACCGCCCGCTCGATGGGCTTTGGCCCCTCTCTTGGAGCACGCCCAGGTAGCTCAGTTGGTAGAGCATGCGACTGAAAATCGCAGTGTCGGTGGTTCGATTCCGCCCCTGGGCACCATTCTACGCTTGAGCACGATTCTTACGATTGCGTTCGCTAGAGGGTCGTCGCGACGGCGCTCGCGGATTTCTCTCCGCAATAGAGCTCTGTACGTTCAAATCCAGACTCGCAACCACCGATTCTAACGATATCGGTGCAGGCTCCTGCTGCCGGCTCGAGATCGCGCCGACGATTGGACCGGCTGCGGAGGCAAGTGGAAACCCCGGGGGGACATGCGCGCCACGTCGAAGCGCGCATCATCAGTCAGCGATGCACGCCGTTCGCCCGTAGCGAATGCACGAAATCGATCACCGCCAGAATCATCACGCCAACAACAATGACGATGAGCGGGATGGCCTTGATCCAAACCACCAGGATTCCAAGAAATGTCATCACAAGCGCGAGGCCGATGATTCCGGTGATCAGATTGGTCATCGCATTTTCCTTTTCTCCGTACCGGGGCCCGATTGCGACCCAGCGCTCGGGACTTTGCGCCGACCGCCACGACGAGTGTGCCTGACATGATTGACGAGCCAGTGCGCCGTTCGTAAGAGGCGGGCATCGTTGCCGCGACGGCCGACAAGCTGAACGCCCAGGGGAAGGCCGGTTTCGGAGCTCATCAATGGCAGGCTGATGGCGGGCACACCGAGATAGGTCCAGGTCGTGCAGAAAATCGGGGTGCCGGTCGTCTCAATTCCGGGCGCCTCGCCTGGCGCCGCGGGCGTCAGGACGGCGTCGTATTCGTCGAAAATATGGTCCAGACCCCGGTTGAGGGATGTAATCCCGGCCAGGGCATTGCAATAATCCACCGCAAGATGTGTGCGGCCGCGCTCGATCGCCTGCCGCAGCCGAGTGCTGAGCTTGTCGCCGCCTCGCTGGTAGTCACGCCGCAGATTGTGCGCCATATCAACTTCCATGATGATGCGGTGCATATCGACGACCTTATCGAAGCTTGGACCAAGCTCGACTTCGCTCGAAGCCTCGCCCAAAGCCTCGACAAGCTCAGCAAAGGCTTCACGCGTCACCGGCTCGGCCTGATCCCAGACCGCAGAGCGCACAAAGGCAAAGCGCGGTGGCAACGGCGGCTCGCTCGCCGCTACGGCGGAGAATGGCGGACGCGCAACAGGCCGCGTGTCCAGATCCTCCTGATCGAACCCGACCAATACCTCGGCCAGCAGCGCCACGTCCTCGACGCTGCGCCCGAACACGCCGACATGATCGAGTGTGCGCGACAATTCGAGCGCGCCACTGCGAGGAATGAGGCCGTGCGTGGGCTTGAAGCCGACCACGCCGCAGAAGGCGGCAGGACGGATCACCGACCCGTTGGTC from Bradyrhizobium sp. CB1015 harbors:
- a CDS encoding Maf-like protein produces the protein MLGRPKFVLASGSPRRLSLLNQAGIEPDALRPADVDETPKRGELPRACANRLARAKADAALKSVQLDDELRGAFILSADTVVAVGRRILPKANLVDEAAQCLRLLSGRNHRVYTAICLVTPREAFRQRLVETRVRFKRLSEDDIQAYIGSGEWRGKAGGYAVQGIAGSFVVKMVGSYTNVVGLPLYETTTLLGGEGFPIRFGWLNSTAV
- the yacG gene encoding DNA gyrase inhibitor YacG, yielding MDDQVTKPTGPLRTCPICGKPQTQATRPFCSSRCRDVDLNRWLKGSYVIPGRHDETDDVE
- a CDS encoding amidase — its product is MSLNALGLMEAAAGIRDGRLSSMELVGDCLRRIDEVDRDIHAWAFLDRDHAMRQAEAADDHRKQGKATGPLHGVPIGIKDIFDTGDMPTEFGSSLWAGRTPRRDAAAVARLRAAGAVILGKTVTTEYAYYNPGKTRNPHNRDHTPGGSSSGSAAAVAALMVPGAIGSQTNGSVIRPAAFCGVVGFKPTHGLIPRSGALELSRTLDHVGVFGRSVEDVALLAEVLVGFDQEDLDTRPVARPPFSAVAASEPPLPPRFAFVRSAVWDQAEPVTREAFAELVEALGEASSEVELGPSFDKVVDMHRIIMEVDMAHNLRRDYQRGGDKLSTRLRQAIERGRTHLAVDYCNALAGITSLNRGLDHIFDEYDAVLTPAAPGEAPGIETTGTPIFCTTWTYLGVPAISLPLMSSETGLPLGVQLVGRRGNDARLLRTAHWLVNHVRHTRRGGRRKVPSAGSQSGPGTEKRKMR